Genomic DNA from Roseburia intestinalis L1-82:
AAGGCAGAGGATATTGTATTGAAGAATAAGGGAAATCAGAACGCAGGCAATCCACAGAACCATACACCGCAGGGACAGCCGAAAAAATAAAAATTCTCCTCATAGGTTAGAAAAATAGCGGTACTCTCCCGTTAGTAGATTGCCTACCTTATCGTAAATGGTTAAAATAACGATAGGAGGTGGCACAAATGTATCAAATCAACAATGAAAAATTCGGACACTTTTTAGCCGAAGTGCGAAAAGAAAAACAAATGACACAAAAGGACTTAGCAGATAAGTTGTTTGTGTCGGATAAAACAGTTAGTAAATGGGAACGTGGAAACAGTATGCCAAATGTTACATTACTTATCCCTATTGCTGATGTACTTGGTATTACAGTAACAGAACTTTTACAAGGAGAAAAATTAAAAGAGAACAAGACATTAAATAGTGATGTGGTAGAAACTCTTGTTGTAAACTCGTTAGACTTGTCGTTGCGTGATACAATTCGTCAACGAAAAAAGAACTGGATATTTGCATTTCTTATCTCAATCGGTGTGGTAGTTATAGAAGCAATATTATTAACTGTTTCTGGAATTTCCATAGAACAAATGGGAGATAGTTTGTATATATCTTTGTTAATGCTTTTGTTTGCAAGCTGGCTTTGCATTTTT
This window encodes:
- a CDS encoding helix-turn-helix domain-containing protein; the protein is MYQINNEKFGHFLAEVRKEKQMTQKDLADKLFVSDKTVSKWERGNSMPNVTLLIPIADVLGITVTELLQGEKLKENKTLNSDVVETLVVNSLDLSLRDTIRQRKKNWIFAFLISIGVVVIEAILLTVSGISIEQMGDSLYISLLMLLFASWLCIFAKELLPTYYDTNKVNFVSQGIFRIHMAGLSFNNANWGYVLTVFRVFTLGTAILYPIICYISFLVGGISLWNTVKYPAIIILLIGMLVTTYIVGKKYE